In Gossypium raimondii isolate GPD5lz chromosome 12, ASM2569854v1, whole genome shotgun sequence, a single window of DNA contains:
- the LOC105764387 gene encoding glutamate decarboxylase: MVLSKTASETDVSVHSTFASRYVRTSLPRFKMPENSIPKEAAYQIINDELMLDGNPRLNLASFVTTWMEPECDKLIMDSINKNYVDMDEYPVTTELQNRCVNIIAHLFNAPLGESEAAVGVGTVGSSEAIMLAGLAFKRKWQNKRKAEGKPYDKPNIVTGANVQVCWEKFARYFEVELKEVKLREGYYVMDPVKAVEMVDENTICVAAILGSTLNGEFEDVKLLNDLLIKKNKETGWDTPIHVDAASGGFIAPFLYPELEWDFRLPLVKSINVSGHKYGLVYAGIGWVIWRNKEDLPEELIFHINYLGADQPTFTLNFSKGSSQVIAQYYQLIRLGYEGYRNVMENCHENAIVLKEGLEKTGRFNIVSKDNGVPLVAFSLKDNKRHDEFEISETLRRFGWIVPAYTMPADAQHITVLRVVIREDFSRTLAERLVLDIQKVLHELDTLPAKVNAKLAMAEEEEAKSGTVVKKTAIETQREVAAFWKKYVSERKINKNKIC, from the exons ATGGTGTTATCTAAGACAGCATCTGAAACTGATGTCTCAGTTCACTCCACTTTTGCCTCTCGTTATGTCCGAACCTCACTGCCCAGGTTCAAAATGCCAGAAAACTCCATACCAAAAGAGGCTGCGTATCAGATCATCAATGATGAACTGATGCTTGATGGCAACCCAAGGTTGAATCTTGCCTCTTTTGTTACTACATGGATGGAGCCTGAATGTGATAAGCTTATAATGGACTCCATTAACAAGAACTACGTTGACATGGATGAATACCCTGTCACCACTGAGCTTcag AATCGTTGTGTGAACATTATAGCACATCTTTTCAACGCACCATTGGGAGAGTCAGAGGCAGCAGTTGGTGTGGGAACAGTTGGGTCATCGGAGGCAATCATGTTGGCTGGCCTTGCTTTCAAGAGAAAATGGCAAAACAAGCGTAAGGCTGAAGGCAAACCATATGACAAGCCCAATATCGTGACTGGAGCCAATGTTCAGGTTTGCTGGGAGAAATTTGCAAGGTACTTTGAAGTGGAGTTGAAAGAAGTGAAGCTTAGAGAAGGGTACTATGTGATGGATCCTGTCAAAGCAGTGGAAATGGTTGATGAAAACACCATCTGTGTAGCTGCAATCTTGGGTTCAACCCTCAATGGAGAATTTGAAGATGTCAAGCTTCTAAAcgatcttttaattaaaaagaacaaagaaactGG ATGGGATACCCCAATTCATGTTGATGCAGCTAGTGGTGGATTTATTGCGCCATTTTTGTACCCAGAACTTGAGTGGGACTTTAGGCTCCCCCTTGTGAAGAGTATTAATGTTAGTGGGCATAAATATGGTCTTGTTTATGCTGGAATTGGTTGGGTTATCTGGAGGAACAAAGAAGACTTGCCTGAAGAACTCATTTTCCACATTAACTATCTTGGAGCTGATCAACCAACTTTCACTCTCAATTTCTCTAAAG GTTCTAGCCAAGTCATTGCTCAGTACTACCAACTAATCCGTTTGGGATATGAG GGATACAGAAATGTGATGGAGAACTGTCATGAAAACGCCATAGTCCTTAAAGAAGGATTGGAGAAAACAGGGCGTTTTAACATCGTGTCAAAGGACAATGGGGTTCCACTGGTGGCCTTCTCCCTCAAAGACAACAAGCGTCATGACGAGTTCGAGATATCGGAGACGTTGCGTCGCTTCGGTTGGATCGTGCCAGCCTACACCATGCCAGCCGATGCACAGCACATCACTGTGCTCCGTGTTGTGATCAGGGAGGACTTCTCCCGCACCTTAGCCGAGCGTCTCGTCCTTGACATCCAAAAAGTGCTCCATGAGCTCGATACCCTCCCTGCAAAGGTCAATGCCAAACTGGCTATGGCTGAAGAAGAGGAGGCCAAAAGTGGCACCGTCGTCAAGAAGACTGCTATTGAGACCCAAAGGGAAGTTGCTGCTTTCTGGAAGAAATATGTCAGTGAGAGAAAAATTAACAAGAACAAAATTTGTTAG
- the LOC105764390 gene encoding non-specific lipid-transfer protein 4, with protein sequence MGFSLKAYFLVALVVFDISCMVFIKDVEAAGECGKTPIRSAAVSLSPCLGAAGNAKAKVPPACCSKVGALLKASPRCLCAILLSPLAKQAGIKPGIAIGIPKRCNIRNRQAGKKCGSYTVP encoded by the exons ATGGGTTTTAGCTTGAAAGCTTATTTCCTTGTTGCACTGGTTGTGTTTGATATAAGTTGCATGGTGTTCATTAAGGATGTTGAAGCAGCTGGGGAGTGTGGAAAGACTCCAATTAGGTCTGCTGCGGTAAGTTTAAGCCCATGCTTAGGAGCGGCTGGGAACGCAAAGGCAAAAGTTCCGCCTGCTTGCTGCTCCAAGGTTGGTGCCTTACTTAAGGCTTCTCCGAGGTGCCTTTGTGCTATTTTATTATCACCATTGGCAAAGCAGGCTGGAATCAAGCCTGGGATTGCCATTGGCATTCCTAAAAGATGTAACATTAGGAACAGGCAAGCTGGAAAAAAATGTGGAA GCTACACAGTCCCATGA